The region GTATCGTCAAAGAGATCAATGAAGGCGCGGTTAATGCAGAAGTATTAATCGAGTTAGCGGATGGCTTGGTGATTGCGTCAATTATTACGATGAGCGCAGTAAAAAATATAGGTTTGGAAGTGGGTAAGCCTGCTACTGCCATCATCAAAGCTTCAAACGTCATGGTTGGCGCGTAATACCCAATCATGACCACTGGGTATAAGGCTTAAGCGACAGTGCTTTTTTTTAGCCAGCAGGAATAATAAAAGCAGCCCTCGGTAGGCTGCTTTTATTTATGCATTCTTTTTGTCTTTACATCGTCTATGGTACTGGTCTTTATTTAGCCATGACCTTTAAGGATTTAGTGCGTGAGCATCACTTGAGCACTAGCACCTAACTTTGGGTCGATAGGCTGCCATAATTTGTCGTGCTTAACCATGTATCCTTCGCGCGTAAAAGAGAGCACTTTAACATTGGTGCGTTCTAGGCGATGAATATCAACATCGGAGAGCCAAGCTCTCGGAAATTGACAGTGGATGCTACAAGGCTGCTGAGCAAAAATCGATTCAACGAAATCGTCAAAACTCTCTTTGCTACGAGCAATAAACGTATTGAGTGATGGAGTCATAATCTCTAGCCAATTCTTACTATTCATTTTTTTGTCAGTATATGGCGAAAAATAAGTCGTATTGTCACGGAAATTACAAGATTCGGTTGAGAAACTTCACGGTATTTAAGGTGTAAAACATCCAAATTCGTCGATAAATCTAACAATATCTAGCTAACTCTATGAGTTATAATAATAAAGGCTTCCAAGAGGAAGCCTTTATAAGCTAAGTCAGCAATGCAGTCATAAGCGTAATGGCTTTAGAACTTATTGGTGAAACCCTGTTTTTTCAATGTTGGTGCCACATCTGGGTAGTAAACACGTTGGTAGTAATTGGCAATCGAATGACTCCAATCTTCACCCTCGCTACGGCCAATGTTTTGCCAATGTTCTAGCAATTGTTGGTTGTACTGTTGGATATGCTCGACCATGTTTGCTTCTTGATAACGTTCTTCATGGCGGAACGTTGCCATCGGTAAGCGAGGTTTGACGTGAGCGTGCTGCTCAATATGACCAATCGCTAAGCCAGCTACGGCAAAGGTGTGTTGTGGTAAGTTCAGGTATTCAACGACTTGTTGTGGATGCAAGCGAATGCCACCAATAGGCACTCCGCCCAAACCAAGAGAGTGCGCAGCCACCAGTGAACTACTTAACGCGATCCCCACATCAGTTGCACCAGAGACAATCGCCTCAATGCTCTCATGAGCTTGCTGTTTCACCTCTACTTGCGCCATACCTAGCTCTGTTTTATGCATGTCGAAGACAAACACCAAGAAAACAGGCGCTTTTGCCACCCAAGGTTGGTTGCCGCACAGCTGTGCTAGGTGAGCTCGGCGCTCTTGGTCTCGCACGACAATCACTGAAACTTGCTGAGAGTTGATGGACGTCGGTGCGTGATAAGCGGCGTTGATGATGTTGTCGAGCGCTGCATCATCGATGGTTTCATCAGTAAATAGACGATCGCTTTTGTGGTTGAAAAGAGTACGAAGTACATCGTTCATTTCATGATCCTTAGTTATCTTTCTTATGCGAACCAACTACTCTAACGCCAATTTGCTTTGATGCCAAATTTCGTCGCTGAGTGATTTAAATAACACATCATGGGTGATAACAAATTTTAATCAGCGAATTTGGTGCTGCGGCATGACAAGATAGGCGGCTAAACAGTCGTTAATTTGGCAATTCTGGCTATCTATAAGCACAATATCGGGTGGAGTGGGTGGTGGCCAACCTGTCACGAAAACTTCTCAAAGTGGCCTATTGTGCTTTATGTTGCTTACTGAAATAATTGCGCCCGTTTCTGCCGCAGAGAAGCGCTTAATCCGTGTTGTTCACAGTTAACATCTCCCAAGTCACACCCAGTTAAAAGAGTCGATTAAAGACTGAGTAAGGGTGAACTATTACAAAGATGTTTTTCACTTAGCATGCTCTTTAGCTGCGACAACTTAGTATTTTTACAAGGTTGTCACCGTGATAAATGCGAATGACAGAGCTATTTGCCTCAGACAAACAGATGAGCAATTCATCATTTTATCTGTCATTTTCTTGGGTGTATCGATGTTTAAAGGGGTCTTTCTTTCTGTTCTTTCGAGCAGTCTTTTTGGTGGATTGTATTATTACGCTACCTTGCTAATGCCTCTGACTGGCCAACAGATTTATGGTTGGCGGATGTTGCTGACGTTTCCATTTATTACCGCATTTCTCTGGTTTTCTGGTGATTTCCAGTTGGTCACTAAGCTGTTTCAACGTATCAAGCAAAAACCCATTTTGATTTTGTACTTAGCGATTTCTTCGGGATTACTCGGCGTGCAACAACTGCTGTTTATGTGGGCCCCGATTAATGGTCGAGCGATGCAGGTCTCTGAAGGGTATTTTCTGCTGCCGTTAACGATGCTATTGGTGGGCCGTTTTGTTTACCGTGAACATTTAACACCGATCCAAATTTTGGCTGGAATCAGCGCCGCTATTGGCGTAGGACACGAAGTGTTGCAAATGGGTGGAATCTCTTGGGAGACGGCGCTTGTCGCTTGTGGATTTCCCATCTACTTCATGTGGCGCCGATATTTAGATGCCAACCATCTGGGTGGCTTTTGGTTTGACATGATGTTTATTTTGCCTGTTGCAGCTTGGTTTACCACTCAAGTTGAAGATTACTCAGTGACCTTGAGCATCAATCATCATTTGCCACTGTTATTGCTGTTTTTGGCGTTAATCAGTGCGATTGCTTTTATCGCATACATCATTTCGAGCCGCTTACTGCCGCTAAGCCTGTTTGGCTTATTGGGGTATGTGGAGCCGGTGTGGCTGGTGATCGTATCGATTTTATTGGGTGAAACCATTTCCCAAGCGCAGCTCTTTACTTATGTACCGATTTGGTGTGCGGTGGCGTTGTTAGTGTTAGAAGGGATACTCAGTTTGGTGCATAAAGTGCGGTTGCGTTATGCCTAATTGACGAGCGTTAGGCTTGGTTCAATGACACCATTCATTAAGAGACGGTTTTCAAGCTGTCTCTTTTTTTACCTAGCTAACTTGTTGACGTGATAGGATAAATAACACTCATGCTCAACATAAACTATCGACAAAAGACGAAGTTGAGCGCGCTTTAAGTTAACAGGTAAGGAGAGCATCGGATGCAGACCATTTATGACGGAATGTGGCGCTCATTTGTCAGTGCGATGGAAGAGGGAAACTATGTCCTTGACCCTTGGTTGAGTAAGCTTGAAGAGGATGACCGCCGTGGTATCACTGCTTTGGCTTATTTAGCGCCTCATAGCTCGTCTTTGACGCGCAATATCGGAGAATTTCTTCGTTGTGTTAGAGAGTTAGAGCCTTCTCAGTATTACCATCCCGTCAGTGAACTGCATATCACGCTGTTGTCGATCATTAGCTGTGTTAGTGGTTTTCGTCTTGATGATATTGATAGTCAGGCGTATATCGACATTTTCCTTGATGTCGTTAAACAACACCAACAGCCGATAGAAATTGAGTTTAGCGGTATCACCGCCTCACCATCTTGTCTTCTTATACAAGGATTTACCCAAGGTGAGGGATTAGACCAATTACGGCAAACTCTCAGAGAACGTTATCAGTCATCCGGACTGAGATCGAGTATTGATAGTCGCTACAAAATCGCGACTGCGCACAGTTCGTGCGTGCGTTTTTGCCAACCGCTAAAGAACCCTCTCGCGCTTCTCTCCTTATGCAAAAAATGGCGAACAACCTATTTTGGCTCGATGAAATTAAACGAGATTGAATTGGTATTTAATAATTGGTATCAAAATTTATCGATTACTCAAGTGCTCGCCAAACAATCAATAGATAAGCAAATTTATTAATATCAAGTACCAAATAATATGTTCTATTTGGATATTTTATTGTCGCTGGATTTTAATGATTAAGAGTCATTAATCCAGTGCAAAATAGGATTATTTTTATAATATATATTTATGAAGATGATAATCTGAAATTATGCTTATCCCCGAGTGGTAGTTTAATGAAAATAGACAATAAATGAGTAAGTGTGAATAAATAAAAACACATATTCATTAACGTCAATTTGTGTAAATTTATTTGACCCACATGGCTATGGCGCGCAACGTATTGTTACATATGGTGTTGTGTTTTGGCCTCTCACAGGTTTAGTCAACTCATAAGAAAAATAATAAACATTCATAAAGCCCTTCAAGCAGCGAAGTTTTATCTTAGTTTTTTAAAATGCCATTCTATATAGTTAGATTCTATTAATACATATGGGTCTGATTTATCCGTATGTTTTTAATAAGTCAATTTTAATGAGTGGTTTTTGTTTATGAGCAAGTGGGTAATGTAATGAATAAATTTCGCTACAATAAAATAAATATCGCATTGAGCATGATTCTCTCAAGTATGATGGTTTCTACAGCAGCCTATTCGGCAGATGAAAATTCCAGCACCAGTGAGTCAAATAAAAATCAGGCTCAAAATAAAACAAATTCAAAAGTTCAAACCGAAACCATTGTTGTCATGGGAGATAAAGAGAAAGGCACCACTTTTCGTCCTAAAAGTGTCACCATGGGGCCACTTGGTGAGCAAAACTTGCATGATTTGCCTTATGCCGCCACTGTCTTTAATCAAGATATGTTGGAAGACCGCCAAATTACGGGCTTAGATGGGGTGTTAAAGTACGACTCTTCTGCGCAGATGGAAGCGCGTGGTGGCATGGATGTAGGGCGTCCGCAAACACGTGGTGTTGAAGGTAGTGTTGTGGCAAATACTCATCTTGATGGTATGAATGTGGTCGCCACAACAGCACAACCTATCGAGCTTTATCAACGTGTTGAAGTGATTCATAGCTTAACCGGTGCGCTATATGGGTCAGCAACGCCCGCAGGAAACTTTAACTATGAATTTAAGCGACCAACGCTCGATTATCTTAATAATGTCAATGTCGGTTTAGACAGTAATGGTGCGCGTAAACTGGCTCTTGATCTCGGTGGTACGCCATATCAACACTTAGGATATCGAATCAATCTAATCAAAGAGCAGGGCGCAGGTTACGTCTCTGGCTCACAAATTGACCGCAAAGCGGTTGGGCTAGCGTTTGATATCTACGCCACCGATCAAACCACCATTGAGCTTAATGGTAGCTACTATCGCTATAAAAAATATGGATTTCCTGGCTCCTTTTCCTACACTGTTTCGTCAGGTTTACCCAGTGCTGTTGACCCGACTAAGCGTGGTTATGGTCAGAGCTTTGCGGGGAGTGATCTAGAAACCACAACGGGCAGCTTTAAAGTCAAACACGACATCAATGATACGTGGAAATTTGAAGCGGGCATGTTGGGGCAGAAAGTCGATCGTACAATGACATCTCCAACTAACACCATTAACGGGGATGGCACGTTCACGCAAACTGTGTCGACCCAAAAAGTGGCTCGTCGTTTCAAACTGATCAGTAATGAAGCTCGCTTTAATGGCAATTTTTCCACTGCGGGTATTGACCACCAAATGACGGTGGGAACAACGGGGTACGATTGGAAAAACTATTCAGTGACAGGTAACTCTGGGGTAAGTCGCTATACCTTAGGTTCTAATATTGATTTGGATGATCCGCAACAGGCTGATTCACCAACTTTCTACACCGATGGCGATTACTCATTAGCATCAAAAACCATCACACAGTCAGGCATATTGGGCGATTTGATTCAGTTTAATGATCAATGGTCAATGCTATTAGTGGGAAGTTACAGCCATTTCGATACCCTCAATAGTTCATCGAGTGATTACCACGACGATGGTGTGAGCAGCACTGAATCGGTGATGTATAAACCTTTAACCGACACCATGACTTACGTAGCGTATTCTGACACGCTTGAAGCTGGGCAAGTGGTGACGGATACGGACTATGATAACTACGGCGAAACCTTAGCTCCTTATCGCAGCCGTCAAATTGAAACGGGTGTTAAACAGAGTTTTGCTGGAATGGATGCTAACTTGGCACTGTTTAGAATCAAACGTCCATTGGCTTATGCGTCGAATAATGTGTATCAAGTTCAGGGGATGCAGCGAAATTATGGTTTAGAGTTAGGTCTCAACGGTAATGTAACCTCCCAAGTGAAAGTGATGGCGAACGGCACCTGGTTAGACGCCACTTTAACTGACGCCTTTAGTGAATCTGCGGAAAACAAACGTGTGGTTGGTGTACCACGTTTTCAAGCCAACCTATTAGCGGAATACGACTTTATCGACTTACCTGGATTTTCTGTAAACGCAAACGTGCACTATGTGGGCAAACGTGCCGCTGATGCCGATAACGATATTTGGGTAAGTGCGTATACCACACTAGATTTAGGTGCCAAATACATCACTCGCCGCTTCTACGGTAAAAAAATGACCGTTCGTTTGAATGTGACTAACGTAACCAATGAACGTTACTGGGCATCGGTATTCCCATCCACGATCTACGGTAATGCCAGCTCTGGTGGTTCAGCCTTCCTCGGCGATCCGCTACAAGCCAATCTCACTACTTCTATTGAATTTTAATGATGTCGTTCGCGGTGCAGCTATGCTGCACCGTTTTGTCAGTGCTTATTTTCAGGACATTTAGTATGGCTATAAAACGAATGCCATGGTTAAAACCAGCGAGTTTGAAACCCTATTTTCTAACAACGATGTGTTTGCTGGTGGGGGTATTGTGCGTGACGAAAGTTTTCGCTGATGTTCCTTCCTCCCATCCCATTTTTACCGGAACGCCTGCCGTTCATACGGTGACCTATTACGATCATGTTGAGGTCACGGTTCCTAAAACCATTCATAAAGTGGCTTCTGCATGGGAAGCACAAAATTCCATTCTGGTGATGCTTGGGGCTGGCGACAAAATTGTCGCAACGACACGAGTAGCCAAAAGCATTCCCGCTTTTCGTCGCTTTGTTCCGTCGATTGCACATACGGCATTGGCGACCATGGGGCATGCCAATGACATCAACGTTGAAGCCCTAGTGGCGCTTCATCCGGATATATTGTTCTCACCCTATGGACTTTCACCAGCAAAACAGCATCAGCTCGAACAAGCTGGTATCGCCGTGGCGAGTTTTCACAGCAACTCATTGGCCGCGTTGGTGGAACGTGTTGGTATTACTGGAGAACTATTAGGACCGCAGGCAGCAATTAAGGCCAAACAGTACCAAGATTATTTTCGTGCCAATGAACAGTTAGTCAAAGAGCGGTTATCTACCATTCCTTCCAAGCAGAGGCTCAAAGTCTATGTGGCGTCGGGGATGCCTCTTTTAACCTCAGGCCGACCATCGCTAAATCAGGATTGGATTGATTTGGGCGGCGGGATTAACGTTGCTGAACATTGGCACCTTGGACCTACCCATTACGGCAAGGCCAATGTCAATATTGAGAAGATCATGGCGGCAGATCCCGACGTCATCATTGCCATGACCGCTAAGGACGCACAGACCATTCTTACCTCCCCACAATGGCATAGTGTGCGCGCAGTAAAGCAGCATCATGTCGTAGTCAATCCTCGTGGGCTGTTCTTTTGGTGTCGTGAAACTTCTGAAGAGGCGCTGCAGTTTGTTTGGTTAGCAAAGACACTCTACCCAGACCTATTTTCTGATTTAGATATGGCGCACATTACCCAAGACTTTTATCAGCGTTTTTATGCAGTGACGTTAACAGCAGCGGAAGTGGATGACTTCCTTCATCCGACGCATTGAGGAGACTTTATGGATAAAGCCTATCAATCGGTGCCGTTGTTAACGGCGCGCCATTTAGCTTTTAGTTACGGGCAAACGCCACTGATTAGTGATGTATCGCTACAAGTCGCACAAGGTGAAATCGTCTCTTTATTGGGAGCCAATGGTGCGGGGAAAAGTACCCTTTTGCAGCTATTGTTGGGTTTTTTAACGCCCCAGCAAGGGGAAATTTTGTTGGGAGATAAACCCATGAACAACATGAGTCGCCAGGAGCTTGCCTCTCACATCGCCTATGTTCCTCAATATCACCAGTGTCCATTTCCTTACAAAGTTCATGAGATTATCGAGATGGGCTGTTTTGCACGTAACGGATTTTTAGGTAAGCAGAGTAAGGAAGACCGCTCTCGAGCTCTGACATTACTTGAAGAATTTCAAATTGCCCACTTGGCTCATCGTGCGTACACCCACATTTCCGGTGGTGAAAGGCAGTTGGTGTTACTTTGTCGAGCTCTGATGCAGGGGGCAAAGTTGTTGCTGCTTGATGAACCTGCTTCTGCCCTTGACTTTGGTCATCAAGCACGATTTTTAGGTCAGTTAAAAAGGCTCACTCAACGCGGCATTTCAGTGCTGATGAGTACACATCATCCTCAACATGCCCAAGCGATCGCCCAGAGAGTGGTACTCCTTGCCGAGGGAAGATTGATCCAACAAGGTACTCCGAAGGAGGTGCTCACTTGTGCAGCAATGGCGAAATTGTATGGTCTATCTGCTCAGGAGTTAGCGCTAGTGATGACACCTGCGGTGCGAGGAGGTGAGCATGAGCTCTGAGTTGCTCGATAAAACAAGCCAAAGCTCAGAGAGGTTAGTGAGCTTGTGGCACAGTTATGGATTGAAAATGGTGGGGTTACTCGCCTTAGTTCTTATCGTATTGGTCTTTGGGCTGACCGTGGGAAGTTACCCAGTCAGTTGGCAGCAAGTGGTTACGGCACTGGGTCGAGAATTACAAAATGCGCCGCTTAATGAGCATGAACTGCTGATTCACGATGTCATCTTTGCCATTCGCTTACCTCGAGTATTAGCCGCGGTTATCGTTGGTATGGCTTTGGCAACGGCTGGCTCAGCGTATCAAGCGATATTTCGTAACCCTCTTGTTTCGCCTGGAATTTTGGGAGTGCTATCAGGAGCTGCTTTTGGTGCGACACTTGGGATGCTCTTGCACCAAAGCGACCTGTGGATTCAAGTCTGGGCGTTTGGCTTTGGTTTAGTTGCCGTTATGGTAGGGCTGTTGATCGGGCAGATGTTTGGTGGCGCCTCACTTATCATGTTGATTCTTGGTGGGATGTTGAGCTCCGCGTTGTTCGGCGCTTTTCTTTCCATCATCAAATACCTTGCCGATCCAACCGATGAGCTGCCATCAATCACTTATTGGTTGATGGGGAGCTTAGGTATGACCTCGCTCAGCGAGACTCTTTGGCTTGCTATCCCAATCGTGATATCCACACTATTGCTCTGGATGCTGGGGCGAGCATTAGACATCTTGTCGATGGGTGATCAAGAAGCTTTATCATTGGGTGTGCCAGTCAAAACGGTACGTTACGTGGTGATTGGATTGGCAACGCTCATTTCCGCTTTATCTGTCTCGATAGCTGGGATGATTGGTTGGATAGGTCTACTTGCTCCGCACATCGCGCGTTTAGTGCTTGGGCCGATGAATACTCGACTTCTGCCAGCCAGTACCTTGCTTGGTGCTGTTTTTCTTGTGTTAGCCGATTGTGTTGCTCGCACGGCGGCGCAGGTTGAAATTCCAATTGGGATCGTCACTGAGTGTATGGGGCTTCCGATGTTCTTGCTGGTGTTACACCGAGCTAAACAAGGGTGGAATTAGTGCTTAGGAATAATGGGGCAACCGCTCTTTGTAACCTTGAGTGAGGGTGCAAAAGAGATGCTATTTTGGGCACGTTGGGTTGCTACTCACCGTGCCAATTGACGCAGTCGTGATTACTCCTTGTTATTGAGTTCATTATTATTGAGTACATTGTTCGCGCGTAAATTGCTATCGCGTAAACCTTGCAAGTTATCGTTGATTTTAAAAATCACGATCATCAGTTCACACCAGATGCGTGCGGCCACTGCGCACCCAAGCATGGTGACCAATCCCAATAAGAAGCTCATAAAGGTCACGCCACCATAGCCACTAAACATCGTGCCTACTCCAGATAAAAATGAGATCACCAGCAGTAACCAGTACAGAGCGGTGATCAATTTTGGGGTTAACATAGAGTCAAATACGAGAACAGATTTCATTGCCTTATCCTTAGTGTTATTCCAGCAAATCGAGTTGCCAACCGAATGAGCGCAATAGTACGCGTGATAAAGCAGGGGAGTATTTTTATAAGCTTACAAAGTGGGATGTTTGTGGTAACAAGGGACAAATATAGGTGGCTTAAAAACGGTGAAACCCCGATGTTGGTAGCATCGGGGTTTCGAATTTTTAGATGTTTCGGATGGTAAGGCCGATAATCTTAATGCAAAAGGCTGGAATAAATCCTAGCTAAATCTCTGGTAAGGAGAATTAGATACGGATGAAGTCCATGTGTTCAACTTTTGGCTTGTACGCGTGGCGTTGAACGTCTTGTGGTTTAACCTTAACTTCTTGACCGTCGATCACTAGAGTGATTGCTTCGTAGAATTCAGGTTTGTCCATTTGGTTCATCACTTCATCGTGATTCAACGCGATTGATACTGGAGCTGCTTCACCACCGTAAACGATAGCAGGAAACTCACCAGCCATACGTAGGCGGCGGCTCGCACCTTTACCTAGTTCAGTACGTACTACTGCTTCAAATTTCATAGTATTTACTCTCAAATAGTAAAATAAAAAAAACGAGTTTACAGGAACAATGCGACCTTGTTCATCTGTAGTAAAGTTTCGAAATGCAAAACAAGCACTTCAAAACGAGCGCGGATACTAACATTCCAACGCCGTGAGAGCAATAGAAATTGTTCTTTTCTCTAGGTTTAAAGGGCTTTTGCTCTCTTCTGCAGCGAAGTGGTGAAATGTTACCCAAATAAGATAAAAAGGGAAGGGTAACCTCTCTATCTTAGATGAACCGAATCTGAATATTGAGATCAGCATGGGTTCAGTTGTGTTCACGTAAAGTGGCTTTAAAACGTGGATATACCAACGAGGAGCCCACATGAAGCCTATTAGTATCGTTATCATTACCCTTAATGAAGAAAAACGCATTGGCCGTCTTTTGAGTGACTTAGTTGGCCAAAATTATCGTCATTTTGAAGTGATCTTGGTTGACTCAAACAGTGATGACCTCACCTTGCAAGTCGCCAAAGGTTACCAAGCACATTTGCCTGCGATGACCATCCATAAAATGGATCAACGTGGTGTTAGTCTGGGGCGTAATACTGGTGCAGCACTAGCAAAACATGAACGTTTGCTGTTTTTAGATGCAGATGTTCGTTTACCACCCGATTTTCTTGATAACGCCATGGAAGCGTTAGAAGAGAGCAAGTTGGAAGTTGCCGGTGTGTATCGCAGTGCTCAGCACTTGTCGATGAAGTACAAATTAGGTTACAGTCTGTTCAACTCAGGCTTGTATGCATCGCAATTCTTCTTCCCAACCGCGGTAGGAGCGTGTTTGTTCTCAACTCAAAGAGTGCATAAAGAACTCAATGGTTTTGATGAACAGATTGAACTGTGTGAAGATTGTGATTATGTAAAACGAGCTTCTAAAACATGGCGTTACCGTATGTTGCCAGCGTCGGTTAAGTTTGAATTTGACCCAAGACGGCTTGAGCAAGACGGTTACTTAAAAACGGGCGGGTTGTATTTAAAAGCGAACCTGCGTCGACTGTTCTTAGGCGAGATGCGTAATCGTGAAATTCCGTATCAATTTGGTCACTATGAACAGTAAGCCGACCTCATCGCGCTACACGTTAATTTAGTAAAGGCAGTCCCCTTTGCGTCCACAAAAACGTTAACGTATTGAGCGATATGTCCCAGCAGCCTGCCAGCTGCTGGGACTTTTTATTGCCTGCTGCTCTAACAAGGTTTTGCCCCCTTTCTTTTTTCCGTTCAGGTATGGCATAAAACTAATGGACTTAGAGTTTATGATTCCCAAAATCTGCTATCAATAGGAATACAACTGTTACTTTGCCCCTAATTAGTTACTTTTAAAGCAGCTCGTTGAAATGCATTAAAGAGCATATTACTATAAAGAAAAAAAGGTGACTTAGATATGCTATTTTCTTTAATTTTAAGAAGTTACAAGACATACGGTAGGCTAACTTATGTACCAGTATCTAATAGCAACAACTTTACAGCTTTCGTTGGTGAAAATGGTATAGGGAAGAGCTCGGTAATCGAAGCGCTAGATACTTATTTTAATAAACCACAAGCAGACTGGAATCTTCATCACTCAACGAGTAAAGGTGTTCAGGAACGAGAACCTACTATCTGCCCAATATTTTTTATATCTAAAAAAAATATCAATCCCACAGCTAACATATATAAGTATTTGAACGTTATTAGCGATATAACATGGCAGTTAGAATTTGATGATTTTAATAGCTCGCAACATAGAATATCAAAAGAATTTTGCTCTCATCGTGACGCCTTAATTAAAGAGAGATCAAATGTACATAATGAATATTTTTTATTTCCATTAGGCTTGAAGATAACATCTCTAAGACCAAGAGCAACAATTAAATCACTAAGCATATTTGATGCGATTGATGATTATAAAGGTAGACTAAAAGATGAGTTAGATGTCAACCTTGAAGATGCTTTGGAAAAAATTTATTCATATTTACAACAAAACTACAAATATATCCATATACCTTCAGATATAGATTTTGAAGAATATACAAAAATAGAAAGTGATACAATACAAGCTCTAATGGGAACAACTGTTGAGGATATG is a window of Vibrio porteresiae DSM 19223 DNA encoding:
- a CDS encoding DUF4282 domain-containing protein, translating into MKSVLVFDSMLTPKLITALYWLLLVISFLSGVGTMFSGYGGVTFMSFLLGLVTMLGCAVAARIWCELMIVIFKINDNLQGLRDSNLRANNVLNNNELNNKE
- a CDS encoding ABC transporter substrate-binding protein; the protein is MAIKRMPWLKPASLKPYFLTTMCLLVGVLCVTKVFADVPSSHPIFTGTPAVHTVTYYDHVEVTVPKTIHKVASAWEAQNSILVMLGAGDKIVATTRVAKSIPAFRRFVPSIAHTALATMGHANDINVEALVALHPDILFSPYGLSPAKQHQLEQAGIAVASFHSNSLAALVERVGITGELLGPQAAIKAKQYQDYFRANEQLVKERLSTIPSKQRLKVYVASGMPLLTSGRPSLNQDWIDLGGGINVAEHWHLGPTHYGKANVNIEKIMAADPDVIIAMTAKDAQTILTSPQWHSVRAVKQHHVVVNPRGLFFWCRETSEEALQFVWLAKTLYPDLFSDLDMAHITQDFYQRFYAVTLTAAEVDDFLHPTH
- a CDS encoding TOBE domain-containing protein — protein: MKISARNQFEGIVKEINEGAVNAEVLIELADGLVIASIITMSAVKNIGLEVGKPATAIIKASNVMVGA
- the rplY gene encoding 50S ribosomal protein L25, with product MKFEAVVRTELGKGASRRLRMAGEFPAIVYGGEAAPVSIALNHDEVMNQMDKPEFYEAITLVIDGQEVKVKPQDVQRHAYKPKVEHMDFIRI
- a CDS encoding TonB-dependent receptor translates to MNKFRYNKINIALSMILSSMMVSTAAYSADENSSTSESNKNQAQNKTNSKVQTETIVVMGDKEKGTTFRPKSVTMGPLGEQNLHDLPYAATVFNQDMLEDRQITGLDGVLKYDSSAQMEARGGMDVGRPQTRGVEGSVVANTHLDGMNVVATTAQPIELYQRVEVIHSLTGALYGSATPAGNFNYEFKRPTLDYLNNVNVGLDSNGARKLALDLGGTPYQHLGYRINLIKEQGAGYVSGSQIDRKAVGLAFDIYATDQTTIELNGSYYRYKKYGFPGSFSYTVSSGLPSAVDPTKRGYGQSFAGSDLETTTGSFKVKHDINDTWKFEAGMLGQKVDRTMTSPTNTINGDGTFTQTVSTQKVARRFKLISNEARFNGNFSTAGIDHQMTVGTTGYDWKNYSVTGNSGVSRYTLGSNIDLDDPQQADSPTFYTDGDYSLASKTITQSGILGDLIQFNDQWSMLLVGSYSHFDTLNSSSSDYHDDGVSSTESVMYKPLTDTMTYVAYSDTLEAGQVVTDTDYDNYGETLAPYRSRQIETGVKQSFAGMDANLALFRIKRPLAYASNNVYQVQGMQRNYGLELGLNGNVTSQVKVMANGTWLDATLTDAFSESAENKRVVGVPRFQANLLAEYDFIDLPGFSVNANVHYVGKRAADADNDIWVSAYTTLDLGAKYITRRFYGKKMTVRLNVTNVTNERYWASVFPSTIYGNASSGGSAFLGDPLQANLTTSIEF
- a CDS encoding glycosyltransferase family 2 protein, with product MKPISIVIITLNEEKRIGRLLSDLVGQNYRHFEVILVDSNSDDLTLQVAKGYQAHLPAMTIHKMDQRGVSLGRNTGAALAKHERLLFLDADVRLPPDFLDNAMEALEESKLEVAGVYRSAQHLSMKYKLGYSLFNSGLYASQFFFPTAVGACLFSTQRVHKELNGFDEQIELCEDCDYVKRASKTWRYRMLPASVKFEFDPRRLEQDGYLKTGGLYLKANLRRLFLGEMRNREIPYQFGHYEQ
- the rarD gene encoding EamA family transporter RarD; this translates as MFKGVFLSVLSSSLFGGLYYYATLLMPLTGQQIYGWRMLLTFPFITAFLWFSGDFQLVTKLFQRIKQKPILILYLAISSGLLGVQQLLFMWAPINGRAMQVSEGYFLLPLTMLLVGRFVYREHLTPIQILAGISAAIGVGHEVLQMGGISWETALVACGFPIYFMWRRYLDANHLGGFWFDMMFILPVAAWFTTQVEDYSVTLSINHHLPLLLLFLALISAIAFIAYIISSRLLPLSLFGLLGYVEPVWLVIVSILLGETISQAQLFTYVPIWCAVALLVLEGILSLVHKVRLRYA
- a CDS encoding ABC transporter ATP-binding protein yields the protein MDKAYQSVPLLTARHLAFSYGQTPLISDVSLQVAQGEIVSLLGANGAGKSTLLQLLLGFLTPQQGEILLGDKPMNNMSRQELASHIAYVPQYHQCPFPYKVHEIIEMGCFARNGFLGKQSKEDRSRALTLLEEFQIAHLAHRAYTHISGGERQLVLLCRALMQGAKLLLLDEPASALDFGHQARFLGQLKRLTQRGISVLMSTHHPQHAQAIAQRVVLLAEGRLIQQGTPKEVLTCAAMAKLYGLSAQELALVMTPAVRGGEHEL
- a CDS encoding FecCD family ABC transporter permease; this translates as MSSELLDKTSQSSERLVSLWHSYGLKMVGLLALVLIVLVFGLTVGSYPVSWQQVVTALGRELQNAPLNEHELLIHDVIFAIRLPRVLAAVIVGMALATAGSAYQAIFRNPLVSPGILGVLSGAAFGATLGMLLHQSDLWIQVWAFGFGLVAVMVGLLIGQMFGGASLIMLILGGMLSSALFGAFLSIIKYLADPTDELPSITYWLMGSLGMTSLSETLWLAIPIVISTLLLWMLGRALDILSMGDQEALSLGVPVKTVRYVVIGLATLISALSVSIAGMIGWIGLLAPHIARLVLGPMNTRLLPASTLLGAVFLVLADCVARTAAQVEIPIGIVTECMGLPMFLLVLHRAKQGWN
- a CDS encoding NADPH-dependent oxidoreductase gives rise to the protein MNDVLRTLFNHKSDRLFTDETIDDAALDNIINAAYHAPTSINSQQVSVIVVRDQERRAHLAQLCGNQPWVAKAPVFLVFVFDMHKTELGMAQVEVKQQAHESIEAIVSGATDVGIALSSSLVAAHSLGLGGVPIGGIRLHPQQVVEYLNLPQHTFAVAGLAIGHIEQHAHVKPRLPMATFRHEERYQEANMVEHIQQYNQQLLEHWQNIGRSEGEDWSHSIANYYQRVYYPDVAPTLKKQGFTNKF